In Myxococcus stipitatus, the following are encoded in one genomic region:
- a CDS encoding M23 family metallopeptidase, which translates to MRIAPLCLLAALLAGSSSEAALRYEIKNRRIEPRQTLAGALHEAQLPDAQVTAVIAALEGVFDFRKSRVGDQFRIVLRDGELDFFDYRQSMVDEWQVRRDGEKFVGSKRAIEVEKQVAVVALEIQTSLYEAAVDAGEDPAIGMVLADVFAWDIDFYRDVRKGDTARALVEKFVSKGRVLRYGEVLAAQYTGGLVGPKKVFRYVLPDGQPNYFQEDGASAKKTFLKSPLKYAHVTSKFGSRFHPVLQYLKNHNGVDYGTPIGTPVWAVADGTVTQAAYSGAAGNMVVLRHANGYETQYMHLSKFGEGIRVGSRVSQKQVIAYSGNTGRSTGPHLHFGMKRGGGYTNPLNQKFPRADPLPKTLLPDFLAKAQELAGQMEAVSVAAVAGQAPAAP; encoded by the coding sequence ATGCGAATCGCCCCCCTCTGCTTGCTGGCCGCCCTGCTGGCCGGGTCCTCCTCGGAGGCCGCCCTCCGGTACGAAATCAAGAACCGCCGCATCGAGCCGCGCCAGACACTCGCGGGCGCCCTGCATGAGGCCCAGCTCCCGGACGCCCAGGTCACCGCCGTCATCGCGGCGCTGGAGGGCGTGTTCGACTTCCGCAAGTCCCGCGTGGGCGACCAGTTCCGTATCGTCCTGCGCGATGGCGAGCTGGACTTCTTCGACTACCGCCAGAGCATGGTCGACGAGTGGCAGGTGCGCCGCGACGGAGAGAAGTTCGTCGGCAGCAAGCGCGCCATCGAGGTCGAGAAGCAGGTGGCCGTCGTCGCGCTCGAAATCCAGACGTCGCTCTACGAGGCCGCCGTGGACGCGGGCGAGGACCCGGCCATCGGCATGGTGCTGGCGGACGTCTTCGCCTGGGACATCGACTTCTACCGGGACGTGCGCAAGGGCGACACCGCGCGCGCCCTGGTGGAGAAGTTCGTCTCCAAGGGCCGCGTGCTGCGCTACGGCGAGGTGCTCGCCGCCCAGTACACGGGGGGGCTGGTGGGCCCCAAGAAGGTCTTCCGCTACGTGCTGCCGGACGGCCAGCCCAACTACTTCCAGGAGGACGGCGCCAGCGCGAAGAAGACCTTCCTCAAGAGCCCGCTGAAGTACGCCCACGTCACCAGCAAGTTCGGCTCCCGCTTCCACCCCGTGCTCCAGTACCTGAAGAACCACAACGGCGTGGACTACGGGACGCCCATCGGCACGCCCGTGTGGGCCGTGGCGGACGGAACGGTGACGCAGGCGGCGTACTCCGGCGCGGCGGGCAACATGGTCGTCCTGCGCCACGCCAACGGCTACGAGACGCAGTACATGCACCTGTCCAAGTTCGGCGAGGGCATCCGCGTGGGCTCGCGCGTGAGCCAGAAGCAGGTCATCGCCTACTCCGGCAACACGGGCCGCTCCACCGGTCCCCACCTGCACTTCGGCATGAAGCGCGGCGGCGGCTACACCAACCCGCTCAACCAGAAGTTCCCCCGCGCGGACCCGCTGCCCAAGACGCTGCTGCCGGACTTCCTGGCCAAGGCCCAGGAGCTCGCGGGCCAGATGGAGGCCGTCTCCGTGGCCGCCGTCGCGGGCCAGGCTCCCGCGGCGCCCTGA